AGACAGGGCGAGGGGGGGCGCGATAACCGCGCCAGGGGCAAGCGCACTGAATACAGGGGAAGAGGGGACGATTACTGAGCCAATCCGATTCGGTTCTTACCAATAATTGAGTAGTCTTGATTTATATTTTCGGAATAAGGAATAGTGAAGCTGCTGGATAAAGGACATTTTCGCAGCAATAGGGCTGTTATTGGCAATTTGGATTAGGGGTATGTTTTATGCCTGACTCTAAGAAAATTGGAATGGCCATTGAGGCCCTCAGGGATGGCAGGCCTATACTTGTGTTTGACTTTGAGGGAAGGGAGGGCGAGGCGGATATAATAGTCCATGCCTCAAGCGCAACGCCTGACATAATCGCCATGATGAGGCAGGATGCAGGCGGGCTTGTCTGCCTAGCAACTGACAACCGGGTCGCAAAAAAGATAGGGTTACCATACCTGGCAGACCTTTACTCAAAAAATAGTAATCCGCTTTTGAGAAAGATTGCGTATGGGAAAACAAGGTACGGCGACAAGCCGGCTTTCTCAGTTTCGATAAATTCGGTGAAGGCATTTACAGGGATTACTGACAACGACAGGGCAATGACTGCAAAGGCTTTTGCAAAAGTTGCTGAAAGCGCAAATGGCATGAAAAAGGAATTTGAAGGCGGCTTCAAGTCGCCAGGGCATGTGCAGCTTCTAATTGGAAAGGGCCTAAAGCACAGGAAAGGGCACACTGAGCTTTCCCTTGAGCTTGCAAGAAAGGCGGGGCTTGCCCCTGCAGTGCTTTTGTGCGAGATGCTTTGCAACAGCGGCGGAAAGTGCGGCAGGGGATGCGGCAAGGCGCTTGCAAAAAAAGAAGCAGATGAATATGCAAGGAAAAACAGGCTTGTTTTTATAGAAGGCAGGGACATAATAGCCTGAAAAAGGCAAGGGAAAGGCAAAGGGGAATTTTGGCACTCTGCCTTTTGGAAGCAGTTGATTGCATGGTCAATAGGCTAAAAATCGGGTTGGCTGACACTACTTTTGCGCGGGCAGACATGGCAGGCTTCGCGATAGACGAAATAAACAGGAAGTTTCCTGATTTGCAAAAGGAATTCGTGAGGCGCACTGTTCCTGGCATAAAGGATCTGCCTGTCGAGTGCAAGCTTTTGTATGAGCGGGACAAATGCGACATGGTGATTGCATTCGGGATGGTTGGCAAAGAGGCTGTTGACAAGACATGCGGGCATGAGGCGTCTTTAGGCCTCCAGTGGGCAAAACTAATGACAAACAAGCATATTGTCGAGGTATTCGTGCATGAGGATGAGGGGAAAAACGAAAAGGATTTAGGCTCAATTTTTGAGGACAGGGCAAGAAAGCACGCCATAAATGCGGTGCTGCTTGCAACAAACCAGCAGGAGCTGACAAAATACGCAGGGCTGGGCTTAAGGCAAGGAAGAATGCATGTTGGAAAGATAGTTCGCGAGTAGGCGGGAGTTTTATGATTAAGCTTGCGATAATCGTCTGCGATTTTAACGAGGAGATAACCAAGAGAATGGAGAGGGCGGCACTCGTTCATGCGGCCATGCTTGGCGCAAAGGTTGGCAAGGTTTATCATGTGCCAGGTGCATTTGACGCGCCATTTGCGCTAAAAATAGCCCTTGCAAAAAAAAATGTCGATGCCTGCATTGTGCTTGGGGCCGTGGTAAAAGGAAAGACCGACCATGATGAAGTAGTTGTTGAGGCGTGCGCGTCTGCAATTTCAAAGCTTAGCCTTGAATTTGGAAAGCCTGTTGGCTTTGGGGTGATTGGCCCTGATGCGACTTGGGCATACGCAAAAAAAGTGTCCGAAGAATATGCAAAGAGGGCTGTTGGCGCGGCAGTGGAATTAAGCAGGCTAAAGTAAGTGGAGAAATGAATGGAAAACTTCGGCTTGCAGTTTGATGAGTTCGGCTTAGATTGAAGTGATTTTCTGGATAAAGACGAACTTTTTATGAAAAAAGCAATTGGGCTTGCATTGTTGGCAGACCCAACCCCAAACCCGCATGTTGGAGCGCTTGTTGTTAAAAGCGGGAAAGTTATTGCGACCGGTTTTCACAAAATGGCCGGGATGGCGCATGCGGAGATAGAAGCAATAAGAAAGCTTGGCAGAACGGAAAAACATGTTGTTTCAAAGGCAAAGGGCGCAACGCTTTTTGTGACACTTGAGCCCTGCTCGCATTATGGCAGGACACCGCCTTGTACGCAGGCAATTATTAAAGCCGGTTTTTCAAGGGTTGTTTTTGGGGCAGGCGACCCAACTGCAAAAAACTCAGGCAGCAAGGGCGCAAGAGAATTGATGGCTGCGGGGATTGAGGTAAAGGGGGGCGTGCTTGCAGGCAAGTGCCTTGAAATAAATCCGTATTTTGAAAAGCTTGCAAGAACCGGCCTTCCATACGTATCTGTCAAGTGGGCAATGTCTGCAGACGGCAAGATTGCCACAAGGACAGGCGACTCAAAATGGATAACAGGCAATAATTCAAGATGGCGTGTTCAGGGGCTTAGGGCAAGGCATGATGCAGTGCTTGTTGGGATTGGGACTGTTATGAAGGATGACGCACGCCTGACTGTAAGGCAGGGGGGGCGCGATAAGGTTATTCGGCAGCCATATAGGGTTGTACTTGACACTGGCTTGAAAATACCGTTAAATGCAAAAGCCATAGGAACAGACGGCAGGCTTGTTGTTGCAACATGCTCAAAGGACAAGGACAGGATTAGGATGCTTGAAAGAAAGAGGGTGCGCGTGCTTGTATTTGGCGGCGAAAAAATACCGATAAAAAAACTTCTTGAAAAACTTGCAAGTCTTGACATCTCAAGTGTTCTTGTTGAGGGTGGCGGGGAGACGATTGCAAGCTTTGCATTTGATAAAAAAAATTCTGGGGCCGGGTTTGTTGACATGTTCTACTTTTTCATTGCCCCCAAGCTGATTGGCGGCAGGGAGGCAAAAACCCCGGTTGAGGGAAGCGGCATTGGAAGAATGCGGCAGGCAAAAAATCTTGTTTTTAAAAGCGTTGAGAAAATCGGGGACGACTTGCTTATTGTGGCAAAGCCAGCAAATCAGAAAAACTTTGAATAGATTTTCCCCAAAGACTTTAAAACAAGCACGCCAAAATTGTTTTAGTCACACAATAATTAATGCAATTTGATAGAGCTAGCTTTCGATTGGATTGCTGGCTTACGGCATGGTATTGTGGATTTGCAATTGGATGTTGCGGAATTGCGGCAAGTATTGGTTTGCAAAGGGTTTTGTTTATGGCATTGCCAGAATCAAAGTTAATCCGCCAGGAGCAAATAATTCGCGACATGCAGCTGACAAGCGAGGTAAAGATGACTAAAAAATCGCTTGTCAGGTATGTGGCACTTTCCCTTGGGCTTATTTTACCTGGCGAGAGCAGGACTCTGATGCTCGATATTCTTGAGGCGCTGATGTTTGCCCATTTTGAGGAGCAGCCGCCAGACATCCACCAGCTGCTTGCAAGGATTGCAAAAATCCAGAGTATAGAGGTGGAGAAGGTCAATCCCAAAGCAGTGCGCTACCACACACTTGAGCTGAAAAAGCGCGGTATAATTGAGAGAAAGGAGCACAAGTACTGCTTTACAATGCCGCCGCTTGCAGACGAGCCTGATTTGGGGGCTGCACTTGAGCATGTGTATTTGGAAAACTGCAAAACTTCTTTTGAGAAGATAAAAAAGGCGATAGGGACGCTGGAAAGCATGAGATAAACCAGCGTAAAAAGCGCTTGACACTGAGGAGCATGCGATAAGGGCGATGGAATTGGGTGGTACAGGCAGTTATTGGATAAGCTTGGAAAAACAAAAGCGATGAATACTGCATCAAAATAGGAACTGCCTATGTGAACTGCGTACTTGCACCAGGAAGCTTTGCAAGGTCTGACAGCGTAATTCGGATTAGAGCTGGACAGGTTGTAAGGGCATTGGGCAAATGCACCCCGGAATTTTACAAAAAGCTTGCAGGCAGAATGATAAGCCCGATAGAATAAAGAAACTTCTTTTGCCAAGTTGATTGCTGGTTTGATGCAAAGCATTGCTGGCTTGTCAAGTTTACATATCGGGTCTTTTGAGAAAGCCATCTTCCCTCATCAGTTTGACAACGGCAAGCGCGTATTCTGGCATAAAGTCGAATTTTCCCTGGCTCCCAAGCATCAGGTACTGTGAAAGCCTGTTTGTCTGGATGGAATAGCCCCGGTCAATATTATACTTCAAGAAAAGGCTATTGGACGAATCAAGGCTTGCCCCATAATATGGGTAGCGCGATTTGATTATGGCTTTTTGGCTTTCAGCATTGGAATATTGCGTATGCAAAGTGCTTGCAAATTTGCCAAAAATGCGGCGGATGTTTTCCCAAGGAGGGTTGAGCATGCGTGATATCTGCCTTGCGGCATCATCAAAGTTTCCTTCCGGAACAACCAGTATTTCATTTGTAAAGAAAAGATTGTCAAGCTCCATGCAAATTTGCGGATTCAGATGGCCCTGCGCTTTTGGCTTGAAATATTGCAGATAGGTTGGGTCGATTATGACGCGCTTTCCCTGGAAAACTGATGCAAGCAAGGTGTGATTCCAAAGAACGCTTTCATGAACTTCAAACAAGTGTCCTTTGGACTCAAGAAGAAACTGGAGTATTGCAGATGCCTCGTTGCAAAGGCCGCGCCTTAGGATTGAGTTTCCGGGGTTTTCATTTGAGATTAAAGGGGCAAACAAACAGCGGCTTTTGGCAATAGCATGGAGATACTTGACAAGGTAGGGTTTGAGGGATTTTGCATCTTGCCTAATTTTATCCAGATGGTTTTTAGGCAGGCAGGCAAGCGGCTGTTTTGAACAAATAACAGTGCTTTTGCTTGTGGCTTGATGCTGGCGCGCATCAGAGTTTGCATTGTAAATCGGTTGCATGGAAAAACCTGAAATGCCCTAAAATTCATATCCTTCTTTTTGAAGCAAATGTGCAAGCTGCATATGGGAATACAGAAGTTTTGTGATGTCTTTCCAGCTTGCCATGTCTTTGTGCAGCTGATAGGGATTTTCATCATAATGCGAAAGGGTGTAAATTGACTTGAGGGTTTTAAGCAATTGGGCTTTTGGAATGCCTAAAGAGTGGTACCTTAGTTTTGCAAGCTCAATGACACGCTCAAGTGGCATCTGCGAGCAGTACTGTTTGGCAAGTGCAGGAAACTGTTTTAGGGCTTTGGCATTAGCCTTGTCAAACCATTTTGCGAGCCTGGCAAGCGTGCCTTTTTGTATAACAAGTATCTCCTGCTTTGGCAAAAGCATTGAGTCAAGCCGTTTTTCAAGCTCACGTGAGCCAATTGAACTGTTGGCATTAAAAAAATGCTAGAGATATGTCGGGTCAATTATTATTGAAGCGTCCTTACATGGTTTTGCAAGCACAACATGCCCAAGAACCGCATTGGTGTATTCGGTGAAATTGTGGCCTTTATTCCCTAGCAGGTATGCAAGTATGCCGCAGGCAACGCCGCAAAAAGGGTATTTGAGGGCATTTTCCTTTAAAGGAACAAAATAGGGATTGAGTTCATATTCGCCAGGAAATGAGATTGCAAAAACCGCCTTTTCAAGTGCCGGCTTAAAAGCAAGGATGTCCATGCCAAGCTTTTTTGCGTAACTGTGCTTTGGTTTGAAATAAATTGGTTTCATGTTTGCATTTTTTTTGATTGGATGTGGAAACTGCATTTTCTCTTGCTTGAGTTTTGAATGGAAAGGGCTTTCAGTCGGTGCTTTAGAAGACCCAATTGCGCAAATAATAAGTCTTGAGCCGCGCATATGAATCAACGTTCCTATTCGCTTTTGATGATGGACCAGATTTTTGGCTTTTCGAGATTTGGCGCAAGCTGGATAAAGCCGTCTTTAGCAAGCTCACTGACAAGAAGATTTTTTTCACATGATTGGTTTGGATAATCCGCCATAAGCCGGTCAACTACGAGAAGCGGGTTATTGTTTAATTTGAAATACAAAGACTCGTTCCAGATGCCTAAAAAAAACCGTACAAGCTCAATGCGTGACTTGCCGCATTTTTCGAGCTGCGAAACAAGTGAGTCGGCAAGCAGGGAAGCATATGCATTTGAGTCGGCACTATTTAGGACAAGCACCTCCTCCTTGGGAAAATACTTGCCGTCAATGCCAAGGATGTGGAAAAACTGCAGATGTGTTGGGTCGACAAGTATTTTTTCGCCGTTATGCTCAACCCCCACAAGCGAATGCAAGCCTTTGCAAAGCTCGAAGGAGTTGTAACCGCGAGTTTTAAGCAGGAATGCCAAGGCTTCGGTTGCCTTCACACAAACGCCCTGGTGAAGAATATTGTCAGGGCTTTTATCGATGATTTGGTCATGAAGATAATGCAAGGCCATGTATTTTTTCAAAAATGGCGTGAGCTGCTGCACGTCGCACCTGAGCCTTTGGATAAAGATTTCGTTTTGTTTGTATAACATGCTTTGGGTTTTTGCCTGAAAGTAAGTGGTAAGAACCGACAGCTGTCGATAGCATACCAGACCTGGGTGAAAAACTTTTGTCATTTGGGTCACTTTGCAGATTTTGTGAAGGACGATTGGCTTCGTTGATAAGTTTATGTTATAATTTATGGGAATTAAGGTATATAAACGATTGCATTGAGGGTTAACAGAAACAAGGCAGATGGAAGTTAGTTCGTCAAAAGTCAAATAGGGCTTCGATAGATTTAAAAGGGTGGGATTTGAAAATTTGAGATAGGGAAATTGATCAAAATTGCTTAGTGCAAAAAATATAAACCTGATTAAGAATGGTGTAAAAATGGAAAAATTGACAGTGCAGATCGCAGGTGAAATTTCAGTATCCGACACGCCTGGGGGAACAATGAAAAAGTGGCGCGAGATATTTGGCATCACCCAGTCAGAGCTAGGCAGGCATCTCAAAATTTCAGCATCTACAATATCAGATTACGAAGGAAACCGAAGGCGCTCGCCAGGCACTGCAGTCATTCGGCGCTTTGTTGAGTCAATAATTGCAATAGACAAGGATAGGGGAAGCCAGGTTGTCACAAAACTTACACATCCAGAGGAAAACTCGGAGAAATTCTTTGAGGTTCACGAGTTTGCAACAAGCATTAGCGCCATTGACTTTGCAAAGCTTGTGAACGGCAAGGTTGTTGCAAATGACGAGCTTATGAAAGTCAAAAAGCTCTATGGCTACACGGTTATTGACAGCCTAAAAGTGATACTTGAGATGCCCTATACTCACTACCCAAGGCTTTACGGCTCCATGTCAGAGCGCGCATTCATCTTCACAAGGGTATCAACAGGCCGCTCGCCTTTGGTTGTTGTCAGAGTCACGCCAATGAAGCCAAGCATCATAGTCCTCCATGGGATTGACGAAGTTGACGAGCTAGCACTCAAGCTTGCGGAAAAGGAGCAAATACCCGTGGTAACAACCAAGGTTGACATTGGAAAAATCAAAGACACGCTCAACAAGATATAGGGGGAGGCAAAGCCGAAAATTCCGGCTGCCGTGCCTGGTTTGCTTGAAAAACATTGCACTTTGCATGTGATTTGCCGATTTGACTTGTTTGTAATTGCAGTGCCAAATTGACTGGCATCAATTTGTAGCTTAATGATTTTTGCAGGGTGATTCTTATGATAGCAGGCATTGTAGGTTATGGCGCATATGTGCCAAAATACAGGATTAAGGTAGAGGAAATAGCCGCAGTGTGGGGCGAGGAGGCAGACAGGATAAAATCCGGCCTTGGGGTCCAGGAAAAATCCGTGCCCGACATTGATGAGGACTCTGCAACGATGTCTGTTGAGGCTGCGCGGATTGCCATAAAAAGGGCTAAAATCGAGCCATCTTCCATAGGTGCGGTTTTCGTAGGCTCAGAGTCGCACCCATATGCAGTGAAGCCTACTGCAACCATAGTGGCACAGGCAATAGGCGCAACCCCAAACCTGACTGCGGCAGACACTGAGTTTGCCTGCAAGGCAGGAACAGTTTCAATGCAGATTTGCTGCGGCTATGTTGCAAGCAAAATGGTAAACTACGGCCTTGCAATAGGGGCAGACACATCGCAGGGAAGGCCTGGCGACGCCCTTGAATACACAGCATCCGCAGGCGCTGCGGCATTTGTGATAGGCAGTGAGAAAAAAGAAACACTTGCAAGCATAGATGCAACCTACTCTTATACAACCGACACTCCGGATTTTTGGAGGCGCCAGCATGCAGAATTCCCAACGCACGGTGGCAGGTTCACAGGCGCACCAGGCTATTTCAAGCACCTGATGGGCGGGGTGCAGGGGCTTTTTGAAAAGACAAACACGCTTGCAAAGGACTATGACTACTTTGTTTTCCACCAGCCCAATGGAAAG
Above is a window of Candidatus Parvarchaeota archaeon DNA encoding:
- the ribB gene encoding 3,4-dihydroxy-2-butanone-4-phosphate synthase; the encoded protein is MPDSKKIGMAIEALRDGRPILVFDFEGREGEADIIVHASSATPDIIAMMRQDAGGLVCLATDNRVAKKIGLPYLADLYSKNSNPLLRKIAYGKTRYGDKPAFSVSINSVKAFTGITDNDRAMTAKAFAKVAESANGMKKEFEGGFKSPGHVQLLIGKGLKHRKGHTELSLELARKAGLAPAVLLCEMLCNSGGKCGRGCGKALAKKEADEYARKNRLVFIEGRDIIA
- a CDS encoding riboflavin synthase, whose protein sequence is MVNRLKIGLADTTFARADMAGFAIDEINRKFPDLQKEFVRRTVPGIKDLPVECKLLYERDKCDMVIAFGMVGKEAVDKTCGHEASLGLQWAKLMTNKHIVEVFVHEDEGKNEKDLGSIFEDRARKHAINAVLLATNQQELTKYAGLGLRQGRMHVGKIVRE
- the ribH gene encoding 6,7-dimethyl-8-ribityllumazine synthase; this encodes MIKLAIIVCDFNEEITKRMERAALVHAAMLGAKVGKVYHVPGAFDAPFALKIALAKKNVDACIVLGAVVKGKTDHDEVVVEACASAISKLSLEFGKPVGFGVIGPDATWAYAKKVSEEYAKRAVGAAVELSRLK
- the ribD gene encoding bifunctional diaminohydroxyphosphoribosylaminopyrimidine deaminase/5-amino-6-(5-phosphoribosylamino)uracil reductase RibD, which produces MKKAIGLALLADPTPNPHVGALVVKSGKVIATGFHKMAGMAHAEIEAIRKLGRTEKHVVSKAKGATLFVTLEPCSHYGRTPPCTQAIIKAGFSRVVFGAGDPTAKNSGSKGARELMAAGIEVKGGVLAGKCLEINPYFEKLARTGLPYVSVKWAMSADGKIATRTGDSKWITGNNSRWRVQGLRARHDAVLVGIGTVMKDDARLTVRQGGRDKVIRQPYRVVLDTGLKIPLNAKAIGTDGRLVVATCSKDKDRIRMLERKRVRVLVFGGEKIPIKKLLEKLASLDISSVLVEGGGETIASFAFDKKNSGAGFVDMFYFFIAPKLIGGREAKTPVEGSGIGRMRQAKNLVFKSVEKIGDDLLIVAKPANQKNFE
- a CDS encoding helix-turn-helix domain-containing protein, encoding MEKLTVQIAGEISVSDTPGGTMKKWREIFGITQSELGRHLKISASTISDYEGNRRRSPGTAVIRRFVESIIAIDKDRGSQVVTKLTHPEENSEKFFEVHEFATSISAIDFAKLVNGKVVANDELMKVKKLYGYTVIDSLKVILEMPYTHYPRLYGSMSERAFIFTRVSTGRSPLVVVRVTPMKPSIIVLHGIDEVDELALKLAEKEQIPVVTTKVDIGKIKDTLNKI
- a CDS encoding hydroxymethylglutaryl-CoA synthase, with product MAGIVGYGAYVPKYRIKVEEIAAVWGEEADRIKSGLGVQEKSVPDIDEDSATMSVEAARIAIKRAKIEPSSIGAVFVGSESHPYAVKPTATIVAQAIGATPNLTAADTEFACKAGTVSMQICCGYVASKMVNYGLAIGADTSQGRPGDALEYTASAGAAAFVIGSEKKETLASIDATYSYTTDTPDFWRRQHAEFPTHGGRFTGAPGYFKHLMGGVQGLFEKTNTLAKDYDYFVFHQPNGKFPIEAAKKLGIEVEKLKAGLKTPVIGNTYSAASPIGLCAVLDIAKQGEKILVASFGSGAGSDAFAITVTDLVEEKRKIGPAVESFVQNKEYLSYALYAKHRRKLKSL